From the Kallotenue papyrolyticum genome, the window AGCTGCGTGCAGAGCCCCAAGTGTGGCAACGGCAATCAGCCGCTGGACAAACAGGTGGCGCTGGCGATCCTCCAGAGCGTGCTGGGCGAGTCGCCCGCGGCCTAAGTGCCGTTTAGCGCCGGCGCGCGGCAGCCTCGTGACGTGTTGCCTGCGCGAGCGCCTGCTGGATCAACGCCTGTTCCTCGGCGACACGCTGTGCTTCACAGGCAATCGTCTCCGAACGGCGCTGGCGCAGCACCAGCGGCGCGACGCGGCGCACGTCGTCGGCCTGCGCTGCGGGGCGCCCTTCCAGCGCGGCCAGGGCGCGCGCCGCTTCCAGCAGCACGATCTCGGCGCGCTGTGAGGGAATGCCAAGCATGTCAACCAGCGTGATCGCCAGACGCTCGGCCGCTTCATCGGGTTGGATCGCCGGCAGCCCTGCCCGCGCTACCAGCACCTGTCCCGCCAGTGCGGCGGTCTCAGCGGCATAGCGCGCGCGAAAGTCCTCCGCATCGGCCTGAAAAGCGCGCGCGCGACGCAGCGCTTCCAGGCGCTCGGCGCCGGCCTCCAGTGGCGCGACCCAGACCCGCAGGCCGAAGCGATCCAGAATCTGCGGACGCAGGCGCCCCTCTTCGGGGTTCATCGAGCCGATCAACACGAAGCGCGAGGGGTAGAGGCTGATCATGGCGCCGCGCCGGACAAAGGTGCGGCCCTGGGCAGCGGCGTCTAGGATTGCATCGGCGATGGCCGCATCGAGCAGATTGATCTCATCCACGTATAGCACGTTGCCGTGCGCTACGGCCAGCACGCCGGGTTCGAGCAGCACGCGCCGTTGCTCCAGCGCCACCCGTTCGTTGATGCCGCCTACCACGTCCTCCAGGCGGGCGTTGAGCGGCAGTTCGATCAGGCGCATCGGCTCGGTGATCAGCAGCGACTCGCCGCGTTGTAGGCGCTCGCGGCAGGCGGGACACAGCGCCTCCGGCTCATCAGGGGTGCAGCCATGCCGGCAGAGCGGACGCGTTACCGGCGGCATCAGATCGAGCAGCGCGCGCACGGCGGTGGTTTTGCCCACGCCGTAGGGACCTTCCAGCAACACACCGCCGATCGCCGGGTTGATCAGTGCCAGCAGCAGCGCCAGCTTAAGCTGATCCTGACCGACCAGCGCCGCAAAGGGATAGACGGGTGGGCGATCCACCATACGCGTTGCATACCCCCAGGCTCAGCGCGGCTGACCGCGCTTCACAGGAGTTCGATCTCGGCGCGGCTGACGCTCAGATCGGGCCGATGTGCGTACAGCCAATCAACGATCGCGCGCAGTTGCTCCTGCGCATACTGTCCATCGGATGATACGCACACCACGCCGATCTGCGCAACCTGCCAACGGTCCTGTTGGCCCACCTCCGCAGTGGATACGTTGAATTCGTTCCTGAGGCGCTGCAGCACCGATTTGACGACGCTGCGCTTGTCTTTGAGCGAGCGCGCCGATGGGATGTAGATCTCAAGTAGTAGGCTTCCGATGATCATAGGGCGGGCGGGTGCTTCTGAATGTGACACTCAGTTGAGCGACCAGGGACCAGACGTGGTGGGAGGTGGCGTGTCGGCGTGTTTGGGCAGCAGCTCGATCTCGCGCTGCAGCGCATCGGCGATCGCCGCCAGGCGTTCTTCCAGGTCGGCTTCCAACAACTGTTGCTTGGAATAATCGATCACGCGGAATTGTGCGGCCAGTTGGTACGATAGCGCAATCGGGTCATCGGGCAGGTCATCCATCTCGCTCTGAATGCCGGTGGCGTGCAGCAACGCCTCGCGATGGCGGGCATACAACTGTTGGATCGCACGGGCCAGGTTGATCGCCTCGCTCGTCACCCGGTCTGCCAGGTACTCCACCTCGGCGGTCAGGTAGGGCTGGCGCTGGACGATCTGACGAATACGGAAGCGACGCTCGCCCACGGCTGAGAGCAGCATCAGGCCGCCCTCCAGGCGCAACAACTGTTGAATCACCGCCGTGGTGCCGACCTCATAGGGCACAGCCGGGCCACCCACCTCCTCGCCCTCGCGGATCAGCACCACGCCAAACGGCTGGCGCTGCTCCAGGCAACGCCCGATCATCAAGCGGTAGCGCGGCTCAAAAACCTGGAGGGGCAGTACTGCGCCGGGAAAGAGCACGGTATGCAGTGGGAAGAGCGCCAGCGGTTCCATCTCACACCTCGCTGTGTCTGCTGGGATCGTAGCACGATCCCGCGTGCTCGTCATCCCTCAGACGCTCGAGCCAGGCCAGCGCCTCGTCGCGCGTGGTGATCATGCCGCTGAGTTGGGCCTGGCGCAGGGCACGCAGGATCCGGCCATACGTTGGCCCCGGCGCGATGCCAAGCGCCCGCAGCTCCTCGCCGCTCAGCAGTGGCGGCAACGGCCGGATCTCGTCGAGGTACCGGCGCAGGTTCGCCTGGATGGTGGCGGGGCTACTCAATGCCAGGGCGTGCAACAGCGCCACCGGAAAGCGGCGCAGCAGGGCCTCCAGCGCCACAGCGTCCAACGGACGGTCGAGCGGCAGCGCCAGGAGTTGGGGCAGCTCGCGCGCCAACGTGCGCGCCCAGGCCGGCAGGTTGTAGCGCTCGCCAAAGGCCTGTCGTGCTGCGGGCGTCATGGCCAGCCACAACAATGCCAGATAGACCTGCGGCAGGAGCTGGGGCGCGAGGCTGCGGCGCGCCGCGGGAAAGGTGGTGAAGATGCTGGGCGACCAGCTTAGGCCGAGCTGTGGCAGTGCATTCCAGGTGTGGAGCAGCGCCAGAGCGCGCTCCGGCGCGGGCTCATCCAGCAGCAGCCAGATCTCGTTGAGCAGGCGCGGGGGCGAGGTGCGCAGCAGCAGTTCCTGGCGCACCGCCGCATCGATCAGGCGCCGCGTGTGGGGCACCACCGCCAGTTCGAGGCGGGCGACGAAGCGCGCCGCGCGCAGGATGCGCGTGGGATCGTCCTCAAAGGAAGCATCGTGCAGCACGCGCAGGCGGCGCCGCGCCAGATCCTCGCGTCCGTTGAAGGGATCCAGCAGCACTACGTCACCATCGGGCAAGAGCCGCAGCGCCAGGGTGTTGATCGTGAAGTCGCGCCGGGCCAGATCCTCCTGGATTGTCGCCGGCTCGACGATCGGCAGCGCGGCGGGTGCGGGATAGCGCTCGCGACGCGCCGTCACCACATCGATGGTGAGCGGCTGCCCCTGATGTTCAAGCGCAACGGTCGCGGTGCGAAAGGCGGCGTGCTGCGTCAGGCGGCCGTCGGTGGCGCTGGCCAGTGCTTCGGCCAGCAGCCAGGCGTCGCCTTCGACAACCAGGTCCAGCTCGACAATCGGCAGGCCCAGCAGCGCATCGCGCACCGGCCCGCCCACCAGGTAGAGCGGGAGCTGCAGCGCGGCCGCGCGTTCGATCGCCAGCGCCAGCACTTCGCGCGCCGCGGGCGTGAGCGCCTGGGTCAGCTGTTGCCGGAGCGTCTCAGCGTCAGGTGCCGGGAGACTCACAATACGCCCTTGGTGCTAGGAATGGCGCCCTTGAGCCGTTCGTCGATGCGCGTCGCCGCGTCCAGGGCGCGCGCAAAGGCTTTGAAGAGCCCTTCGCACTTGTGGTGATCGTTACGGCCATAGTGCACGCGCAGGTGCGCCGTCAGTCGCGCATGCACGGCGATCGACTCGAAAATGTGCCAGATCAGATCGGTGGCCAGCCCGCCGATGCGGTCGCTCCCGAACTCGGCATCGACCACCGCGTAGGGTCGCCCGCTGATGTCGATGGCGGCGAAGCACAGCGCCTCATCCATGGGCACGAAGGCGTGGGCGGTCCGCACAATGCCGGCGCGCTCGCCCAGCGCGCGGTCGATGGCCTGTCCCAGACAGATCGCCACATCCTCGACGGTATGGTGCTCGTCGATGTGCAGGTCGCCGGCGCACTGCACGCTCAGATCGAACTGGCCATGCCGCGCCAGATGGTCGAGCATGTGATCGAAAAAGCCCACGCCGGTGCTGACGGTGGCCTGGCCGCTGCCGTCCAGGTTGAGCGTCAGGCGCACCTGCGTTTCTTTGGTGATGCGTTCAATCGTGGCGCTGCGTGTCATATGCCTTGTTCCAGATCGATAGCGTCCAGGCCCACCGCCCGCAGGGCCGCCGCACGGGCGGCCCCTACGGCTTGATCGCGGCCATGACCGCTTCGAACAGCAGGCCGTTGGTTGCGATGGCGTTGCCGCCGTGAATTGTCGGCGCGCCGTTCCAGTCGGTGAAGGTGCCGCCCGCTTCCTGGACGATCGGCAGCAGTGCGGCGCAGTCCCACACATTCATGATCGGATCGAGCATGATCTCGGCGCGACCGGTGGCCACCAGCACATGGCCATAGCAGTCGCCCCAGGTGCGCACAATGCGCGCGCGGCGGCGGAGCCGATCGTAGGCCGTTTGCCGGCCATAGGCAGCGAAGGACTCGCCGTCGGAGCAGAGCAGCACCGCATCTTCGACACGCTCTACGTTGCTGACGGACGCGCGGCGTCCGTTGAGCGTGCAGCCCTCGCCACGCGCCGCGGCCACCATCTCATCCAGCGCCGGCAGATAGCACACGCCGACCACCGGCTCGCCGTCGCGCTCCAGGCCGACCAGCACACCATAGAGCGGCACGCCCTGCACAAAGGATTTGGTGCCGTCGATCGGGTCGAGGATCCAGCGCCAGCGCGCGCCGGGGTTGACCTCGCCGAATTCCTCGCCCAGGATCGCGTGCTCTGGAAAGCGCGCCGTGATCATGGCGCGCAGCCGCTCTTCGGCCTGGCGGTCGGCGATGGTGACGGGCGTCTGATCGGCTTTGAGCTCGGGCACGATGCCGGTGCCGAAGTAGGCCAGCGTGACCTTGCCGGCCTGGTAGGCCAGCTCCTGAGCGAAATCCAGCAGCGCGCGGATCGGTTCGTCGGGCATGTTCCCTCCGCTCATCCTTCAGTTCTGTAGCAGATCGCTCAACGCCTCCAGCAGCGCATCGTTGTGCGTGGGCGTGCCGATGCTGATGCGGATGCAGTCTTGCAGGCCGGGCTTGTTGTAGTGCCGGATCAGGATGCCGCGCTGCTCCAGCGCCTGTTTGACGGCACGCCCATCGCCGTTGCGCAGCCGCACCAGCAGAAAGTTGGCCGCCGAGGGGTAGACGCGCACCTGCGGCATGGCCGCCAGCGCGGCAAAGACGCGCTCGCGCTCGGCGATGATGCGCCGGACGTTGGCTAACAACTCGTCCACCGCCGCTAGCGAGGCCAGCGCGGCGACATGTGCGGCCATGTTGATGTTGTAGGGCGGCTTGATCTTCCACAGATGGCGGATGATCGGCTCCGGCACCAGTCCATAGCCGATGCGCAGCCCGGCCAGGCCGGCCCATTTGGAGAAGGTGCGCAGCACCACCAGATTGGGCGCCTGCCCGACCAGATCGGCCACGCTCTGGCCGCTGAACTCGGCGTAGGCCTCATCCACTACCAGCACCGCGGGCAGCTCCAGCAGCCGCTCCACCGCCGCCCGTGGCAGCAGACTGCCATCCGGATTGTTGGGCGAGGGCAGAAAGATCAGCTTGGCGCGCGATGCCTCCACCGCCGCGGCGATGGCCTCGACATCGACGCCGAAGGCCTCATCGCGTGGCACCTGCACCAGCCGACCGCCGACCACGCCGGTGTTGAAGCTGTACATGCCGAAGGTCGGCGGCGCCTCCACCACGGCCTCGCCGGGCGCGACGAACAGGCGCATCAACAGGTCGATGATCTCGTCCGAGCCGTTGCCGCAGATGATGCGCTCGGTCGGCTGGCCGATGTAGCCGCTGATCGCTGCGCGCAGCTCGGTCTGATCCGGATCGGGATAGATCGCGTAGAAGGGGTAGCGTGCCAGCGCCTCGCGTACTCCCGGCGCGGGACCATACGGATTTTCGTTGGCGTCCAGCTTGATGATGCGCTCGACGGGCAGCCCCAGCCGAGCGCTGAGCGCCTCAAAGGGCACGATCGGCGTGTAGGGTTCCAGCGCGGCCAGATCGGGCCGTATCAGTGCTTCGATCTCCATGCCCGCGATTATAGCACGCCGCGCCGGCGCTGTGCCGATCCGCGCGCCGGCGGCTGCCACGCCTCGCGATCCATCGCATGTTGCGCGTCAGGCCGCGCCGCTGTCCAGCGGCGCGGCCTCATCCGTCGGAAGCGCTGCACCATTGCCGTTCTTCCGACGGATGAGGGCTGCGCAGGCAACCGGCTGAAGCGCCCTGTCCTAGCGCTGCATGAGCGGCAGAAGCTGGCCGTAGAGCATGGCGATATCGATATTGGGGGTTGTGTTGGGCGCGGTGACGGTCACCGGTTGGGGGGCACCCGGCGTGCTGGCGCTACGGTAATAAGTGGTGATGTAGCGGGGCCTGTCGCCCGCTCCCTCACCCTCGTATGGCACCACGGCAACCAGATACTGACCGCTGGGCAGGCCTGAACGCACGGTGTAGGTGCCATCCTCGTTGATCGAAGCAAAGCCGACCTGGCCGCCGGTGCTGTTGATCACCGTAACGAAGCCGGCGCTGAAAGGTAGCCCGCTATCCACGCCGGTGACACGCCCGCTGATCAGCCCGCCCCGTGCCAGCGCAGCGTCGATGCCGTAACGGTCGTTGGGCGCGTTCAGCACGATCGGCGTGGCGCTGTCGAGCGACGTCTGGTCAGCGTACCATTCGTCGATGTAGCCCTGATCGTCGTCCTGGAAATGCACGCGGTACGCACCGCTGGGAAGCGCGGTTTCGCTGCGCCAGCCGCCGAGAAAGGTAAGGCGCCCGATCATGACGTGCTGACCAGCCGCGTTGTAGATGTGCACCCAGCCGCGTGTGATCGGCGCGCCGCTCGTGGCATCGGTCACCCGTCCGAAGATGAGGCTGCCGCGCTGCAACTGGGCGTTGATGTTGGTCCGTTCGGTTGGCGCCGTCACCACGACCGGGTCGGCTGTCTCAAAGGTTGCTTGGCCGTTGTAGTACGCAGTAACGTAGGCGCACGAGGCAAAGCGTTCATCGGCGTTGAAGCGCACGCGGTACGCGCCGCTCGGCAGTGTGGTCGCGGTGCGATAGGTGCCGTCGGCCCGGGTAAACGCGCTTTCAACGCGCTGATCATTGGTGTCCAGTACTTCCACAAAAACATGCTCGATCGGCGCGCCGCTCGTGGCATCGGTGACGCGCCCGCTGATCGCGCCGCCGCGCTCCAGCACGGCATCGATGCCGGTGACGGTTGCCGGAGCAACCACGTTGATCGGATCGGCCTGAGCAAAGTTAGGGCGATTGTTGTAGGCTTCCGGGATATACGCGCTGGGGCGGAAATAGACGCGGTACCTGCCGCTCGGCAGGCCGGTGGCGGAGTACACGCCGCTGCTGTTGGTGGACACATACTTCTGGTAGCTGCCATCCGCGTTGCCGACGAACACGGTCAGACTGTTGAGCGGCGTGCCGGATGTGTCGGTGACTCGGCCGCTGATCGTGCCGCCAGGCGCCATCGTCAGGTCGACGCCAGATGTTGTCAGGGGCGCGCTGACGTTCACCGTGCGCGGGGAGCCGACCAGGTTGACGTTGTCGGACAACGGTGCGCTGTGGATCTGGTAGCTGCCGCTGCGCAGACCGGTGATGGTGTAATTGCCGCTCGGGTTGGTGTAGGCATAGCCGGAGCCATTCGCGCCGGAGGCGATCACGAATATGCCGTTCAGTGGCGCGCCGCCGGCATCCGTGACCCGGCCGCTGATCGCGCCGCCGCGGGCTAGGTCGGCATTGATGCCGTTACGAACGCCGGGCGTTGTCACGCTGAGCGCATTGGCGCTGGCGAACGAGTCGCGGTTGTTGTACCACTCACCTAGGTGCGCGCCGCTATCCTCGAAGGCGATGCGATAACTGCCGTTGGGCAGGCCGGGCGTGGTGAGATACACGCCGCTGGCATTGGTGGAGGCGCTGGCGACAAGCTGCTGGTTCGCATCGTAGACGCGCACCTGCACCGAGCTGAGAGGACTGCCACTACCGGTTACCGTGCCGCTGAACTGCGCGCCCTGGTTCAGAATGGCATTGATACCGCTGACCGCGCCGCCTTCGGGCACGTTCACCGCTGTAGCGCTCTGCGCCGTAGGTTGATCGCTGTACCATTCGCCGGCGTAGCTGCCCGTGCCCGCGAACTGCACCACGTATGCGCCGCCGATCAGGCCACTGATGGTGTAGGCGCCACTCGCGTCGGTGTAGTCGTAACCACCGCGATCGCCATACACGGTCCAGGCCGTGACCAGTACGTTGCTCAGCGCGCCGCCGCCGGACGCGGTCACGCTGCCGCTGATCGTGGCGCTGCCGCTGTCAGGCGCGCACGAGACGCCATCGGCAGCGGCAGCCGCTCGCTGTGGCGTGGGCAACAGGCCGAGCAAGAGCGTAAGACCGAGTAGTGCGCACAGGGCGACGCCGCCAGGAATCGAACGAACGAACCGCCATCTGACGAACATGGCTGTCCTCCCCGGGTGACGCGAGCAGTACAACACGGCGCTCTGCGACGGCAGCGCATCTGTTCCCGCGTGCAGCGAGCCGCGTTTGATCACGGGACGGGGTGTCCGCGCGTGAGTGCTTGCTTAATAAATGCGGCGTGGTCCCCGCCTATCACGCCGGCGAGGGAGCAAAAGGTGGCATGCGCCGGTGGTTTGACGCCTGCTTCACTCGTGCCGCTTGCCCGGCAAGGCGTGGCCTTGCCGGCATGGGTTGGTGTTGCTCCATGGTTGGAGCCGGGCGCTTGCCAACAGGAGCTGGGCTAGATCGCTCCCATCAGCAGATCAGGGAGGGGACACGTACAGGCCGCCGCTGCGCCTGGCGTGCGCCTCTTGCGGCGGTTGCGGCGCGCATCTCAGAACGGCATCGCGCCATCTCCCTGGCGTCCTTCTTGCAACCGATGCGGTGGTGAAAGGAGGCGACATGGAGCACGAACGCACCGCGCGCAACGATGATGAGACTCGGCGCCAGGAGCAAGCGACGGCAGAGACGGCGACACCCCGCAGCGCCGACGAGTCCCATCCTGCTGAAGGGCGCATCAGCCCCACCGGTCCGCTGGGGGGCGCCGAGTCGATCACCGGCGGCCTGAGTAGCGGTGGCTCGCTGGGTGGCGGCGCGATGGCCGGTCCGCTCGGCAGCGGGCCTGATCCGCAGCGCAGTGTGCTCGACGAGCCGGAGGCTGGCGCCGGGTCGGGTGCGGCCTGAGCTGCTGGCGTATCGTTTGCGGCGCGCCATGGCGCAACAACAGCGTCTGTCCATGGCGCGCCGGCGCTCCGGCGGCGCGGAGCTAGCGGGTGATGGGGGTGCCTGTTTCGAGCGCGGCGAGAATCTCGTCCGGCTCAGGATGGCGGCCCAGCGCCGCTTTGGAGAAGATCAACCGGTCGTCACGCCGGATTTCAAAGCGGCCACCACTGGAGGGGATCAGGGTCAGCTCTTTGATAGCGTGGGCATAGCGCTCAAGAATGCTCTCCGTCAACCTGACGGCTCGGGGTGCGTAGCCTCAACTGCGGCAGAACTCGATCACGATGTGCATGCTAACCTCCCGGTAATCCCAATAATGCTGATATCGGCATCATACCATACGGCCGGCCGGCGTGTTGGGCGCGCGGTTGCCAGGTAGCAGCGCGCGTTCTATAATGCCGCCAGTGTGGCGCTAACCATCCATGACTGCCCATGACCGACGAGGATGGACACTTTTCGATCCCGACCCGTCTGCTCTTGACTCCAACGCAGCGCGCGCGCTTGCTGGCGTTGTGCCGCCAGCAGGGCCGTGATCTGACCGATGTGGTCAGCGCGATCGTCGGCGCCTATCTGGATGGGCGGGACGATCTGGTTCTTCCCGCTGAGACGCCGGCGCCCGCGCTGCCGGACCGTGAGGCGTTACGGCGTCAGGTGCGCCGCTTGCGCATGGAAGCGCAACGGCTGGGTGAGGCTGCCCCCGCCTGGCTGCACGCCTATATCGCCGAGCTGGAGCAGGAGCTGCGCGCATGAGCACCATAGGCGGAAGGTGGGCTGGCTGCCACCGCTTGAACGATCGACGATGAAGCAACGTTTGGACATGCTCCTGGTCGAGCGCGAGCTCGCGCCTTCACGCGCCAGAGCCCAGGCACTGATCCTGGCCGGCCAAGTGTATGTCGACGGCCAAAAGCGCACCAAAGCCGGCGAACTGGTGGATGTGAACGCTGTGGTCGAGGTGCGCGGCGGCCTGCCCTTCGTGGGGCGGGGTGGCCTCAAACTGGCGCATGCCCTCGACACGTTCGCGCTGGAGGTGCGCGATCGCATCGCCATCGACGTGGGCGCAGCGACGGGCGGTTTTACCGACGTGTTGCTGCAGCGCGGCGCGGCGCGTGTCTATGCCATCGACGTCGGCTATGGTCAGCTCGCCTATCGTCTGCGCCACGATCCGCGTGTCGTGCTGCTGGAGCGCACCAACATCCGTACCTTGACGGCTTTGCCCGCCGGCGTGCTGGCCGACTGCGGCGTTGTCGATGTCTCGTTTATCTCGTTGCGCCTGGTCTTGCCGGCCATGCAGCGTCTGCTGCGCCCGGATGCCTGGATCGTGGCTTTGATCAAGCCCCAGTTCGAGGCCGGGCCGCAGGATGTCGGTAAAGGTGGCGTGGTGCGCGACACGCGTGTCCATCGCCGCGTGCTGCGCGAAGTGCTGAGCTTCGCGGCCGAGCAGGGCTTGCCGCCGCATGGATTGACCGCCTCGCCGATCCGCGGACCGGCAGGCAACTTTGAGTTTCTGGCCTGGCTTGGCGGGCCTGGTCCCGAGCTGGCGCTGGAGCCGGCTATCGAGCTGGCGCTGGCCGAGACGGCCGAGCGGCCCGATGCATCACCTGAGAGACATGGCCCATGAACGCCGGAGAAGAGCCCCAACCGGCGCTGCGCGATCTGATGGCCGACCGCGCGCGCGATCTGCTGGTGCTCAACGCTGTGGCTGCGGCGGTGGCCCAGTCGTTGGAGCCGCAACCGCTGCTGGTCAATGCCCTCGATCATGTGATCGATCTGTTGGCGCTGGATGCCGGCGCGATCTATACCCGCCGCGATGATGGGCACCTGGCGCTGATCGCCGCGCGCGGGCTGGCGGCGTCACTCACCGCGCGCTACCAGCGCCTGCGAGCGGAGCACGCCCTGGTGGCGCGCTTGCTGCGCGAGCGGCGTCCGCTCCTGCTGGACGATCTGCGCAGCGTGTCCGCGCTTGTGCCGCTGGCGCAGGCCGGCTTCCGGACGCTGCTCGCCCTGCAACTGGTGGCGCGCGGCGAGGTCGTCGGGCTGCTGGTCGTGGTGCGCACTACCAGCGCCTGGAGCGCGCGCGAAACCAGCCTGCTGGAAGCGATTGCTGACCATATCGGTCTGGCGCTGGACAATGCCCGCCTCTTCGCCGCGGAGCAGCAACGCCGGCGCCAGTCCGAAGCCCTGCGCAAGGGCGCGCTGGCCCTAACCGAGGCGCTAGGGCTGGATGCGGTGTTGCAGCGCATCGCGCAGCAGGCGACGCAGCTCATGGAAGCACCGATCTGCACCATCTTCGAGTATGACGACACCAGCGAGCAGCTTGTGCCGCGCGATCCGGTGTGCGCGCCTGCCGAGCGCGACAGCGGCTGGCTGGCGGCGGGCGAACGCATCGCCCGTGAGGCGGTCGTGCGGCAACGAGCGGTGCGCAGTGCCGATCTGCCGCTGACGACGGGCGGCCAGCCCTACACCTCGGGGTCAGCGCAGCTGTCGGCCAGCCTGCTGGCGGCGCCGCTGATGGTCAAGGGCCGTATCTACGGTGCGATCGTCGTCGGACATGCTGCCGCGCGTGAGTTCAGCGCCGACGAACTGCAGTTGATCGATATCTTTGCCGATCAGGCTGCGCTGGCGCTGGAGCACGCCCGGCTGGTGGATCAGACACGCCGGCTGGCGGCCTTGGAAGAGCGCCAGCGCATCGCTCGCGATCTGCACGACTCGGTGACCCAGAGCCTGTTTTCCCTGCGCCTGGCCGCCGAAGCCGCCAGCGCGACGCTGGCGACGGATCAGCAGGCGACTGCCCAGATGTTGCAGACGGTGCAGGAGCTGGCCGGCAACGCGCTGGCGGAAATGCGGGCGTTGATCTTCGAGCTGCGACCAGGCGCATTGCACGAAGCCGGTCTCGCCGCGGCGATCGAGCGCTTCGTCGGCGCGTTTCGTGCGCGCACCGGCCTGCAGGTGGCCCTCGACCTAGACCAGCGTCGTTCGCCGCCCGTGGTGG encodes:
- a CDS encoding ATP-binding protein, yielding MVDRPPVYPFAALVGQDQLKLALLLALINPAIGGVLLEGPYGVGKTTAVRALLDLMPPVTRPLCRHGCTPDEPEALCPACRERLQRGESLLITEPMRLIELPLNARLEDVVGGINERVALEQRRVLLEPGVLAVAHGNVLYVDEINLLDAAIADAILDAAAQGRTFVRRGAMISLYPSRFVLIGSMNPEEGRLRPQILDRFGLRVWVAPLEAGAERLEALRRARAFQADAEDFRARYAAETAALAGQVLVARAGLPAIQPDEAAERLAITLVDMLGIPSQRAEIVLLEAARALAALEGRPAAQADDVRRVAPLVLRQRRSETIACEAQRVAEEQALIQQALAQATRHEAAARRR
- a CDS encoding DUF503 domain-containing protein; this translates as MIIGSLLLEIYIPSARSLKDKRSVVKSVLQRLRNEFNVSTAEVGQQDRWQVAQIGVVCVSSDGQYAQEQLRAIVDWLYAHRPDLSVSRAEIELL
- a CDS encoding LON peptidase substrate-binding domain-containing protein, giving the protein MEPLALFPLHTVLFPGAVLPLQVFEPRYRLMIGRCLEQRQPFGVVLIREGEEVGGPAVPYEVGTTAVIQQLLRLEGGLMLLSAVGERRFRIRQIVQRQPYLTAEVEYLADRVTSEAINLARAIQQLYARHREALLHATGIQSEMDDLPDDPIALSYQLAAQFRVIDYSKQQLLEADLEERLAAIADALQREIELLPKHADTPPPTTSGPWSLN
- a CDS encoding CCA tRNA nucleotidyltransferase, yielding MSLPAPDAETLRQQLTQALTPAAREVLALAIERAAALQLPLYLVGGPVRDALLGLPIVELDLVVEGDAWLLAEALASATDGRLTQHAAFRTATVALEHQGQPLTIDVVTARRERYPAPAALPIVEPATIQEDLARRDFTINTLALRLLPDGDVVLLDPFNGREDLARRRLRVLHDASFEDDPTRILRAARFVARLELAVVPHTRRLIDAAVRQELLLRTSPPRLLNEIWLLLDEPAPERALALLHTWNALPQLGLSWSPSIFTTFPAARRSLAPQLLPQVYLALLWLAMTPAARQAFGERYNLPAWARTLARELPQLLALPLDRPLDAVALEALLRRFPVALLHALALSSPATIQANLRRYLDEIRPLPPLLSGEELRALGIAPGPTYGRILRALRQAQLSGMITTRDEALAWLERLRDDEHAGSCYDPSRHSEV
- the hisB gene encoding imidazoleglycerol-phosphate dehydratase HisB, which gives rise to MTRSATIERITKETQVRLTLNLDGSGQATVSTGVGFFDHMLDHLARHGQFDLSVQCAGDLHIDEHHTVEDVAICLGQAIDRALGERAGIVRTAHAFVPMDEALCFAAIDISGRPYAVVDAEFGSDRIGGLATDLIWHIFESIAVHARLTAHLRVHYGRNDHHKCEGLFKAFARALDAATRIDERLKGAIPSTKGVL
- the hisN gene encoding histidinol-phosphatase, yielding MPDEPIRALLDFAQELAYQAGKVTLAYFGTGIVPELKADQTPVTIADRQAEERLRAMITARFPEHAILGEEFGEVNPGARWRWILDPIDGTKSFVQGVPLYGVLVGLERDGEPVVGVCYLPALDEMVAAARGEGCTLNGRRASVSNVERVEDAVLLCSDGESFAAYGRQTAYDRLRRRARIVRTWGDCYGHVLVATGRAEIMLDPIMNVWDCAALLPIVQEAGGTFTDWNGAPTIHGGNAIATNGLLFEAVMAAIKP
- the hisC gene encoding histidinol-phosphate transaminase, producing the protein MEIEALIRPDLAALEPYTPIVPFEALSARLGLPVERIIKLDANENPYGPAPGVREALARYPFYAIYPDPDQTELRAAISGYIGQPTERIICGNGSDEIIDLLMRLFVAPGEAVVEAPPTFGMYSFNTGVVGGRLVQVPRDEAFGVDVEAIAAAVEASRAKLIFLPSPNNPDGSLLPRAAVERLLELPAVLVVDEAYAEFSGQSVADLVGQAPNLVVLRTFSKWAGLAGLRIGYGLVPEPIIRHLWKIKPPYNINMAAHVAALASLAAVDELLANVRRIIAERERVFAALAAMPQVRVYPSAANFLLVRLRNGDGRAVKQALEQRGILIRHYNKPGLQDCIRISIGTPTHNDALLEALSDLLQN
- a CDS encoding carboxypeptidase-like regulatory domain-containing protein yields the protein MFVRWRFVRSIPGGVALCALLGLTLLLGLLPTPQRAAAAADGVSCAPDSGSATISGSVTASGGGALSNVLVTAWTVYGDRGGYDYTDASGAYTISGLIGGAYVVQFAGTGSYAGEWYSDQPTAQSATAVNVPEGGAVSGINAILNQGAQFSGTVTGSGSPLSSVQVRVYDANQQLVASASTNASGVYLTTPGLPNGSYRIAFEDSGAHLGEWYNNRDSFASANALSVTTPGVRNGINADLARGGAISGRVTDAGGAPLNGIFVIASGANGSGYAYTNPSGNYTITGLRSGSYQIHSAPLSDNVNLVGSPRTVNVSAPLTTSGVDLTMAPGGTISGRVTDTSGTPLNSLTVFVGNADGSYQKYVSTNSSGVYSATGLPSGRYRVYFRPSAYIPEAYNNRPNFAQADPINVVAPATVTGIDAVLERGGAISGRVTDATSGAPIEHVFVEVLDTNDQRVESAFTRADGTYRTATTLPSGAYRVRFNADERFASCAYVTAYYNGQATFETADPVVVTAPTERTNINAQLQRGSLIFGRVTDATSGAPITRGWVHIYNAAGQHVMIGRLTFLGGWRSETALPSGAYRVHFQDDDQGYIDEWYADQTSLDSATPIVLNAPNDRYGIDAALARGGLISGRVTGVDSGLPFSAGFVTVINSTGGQVGFASINEDGTYTVRSGLPSGQYLVAVVPYEGEGAGDRPRYITTYYRSASTPGAPQPVTVTAPNTTPNIDIAMLYGQLLPLMQR
- a CDS encoding TlyA family RNA methyltransferase encodes the protein MKQRLDMLLVERELAPSRARAQALILAGQVYVDGQKRTKAGELVDVNAVVEVRGGLPFVGRGGLKLAHALDTFALEVRDRIAIDVGAATGGFTDVLLQRGAARVYAIDVGYGQLAYRLRHDPRVVLLERTNIRTLTALPAGVLADCGVVDVSFISLRLVLPAMQRLLRPDAWIVALIKPQFEAGPQDVGKGGVVRDTRVHRRVLREVLSFAAEQGLPPHGLTASPIRGPAGNFEFLAWLGGPGPELALEPAIELALAETAERPDASPERHGP